The Burkholderia cepacia genome includes a region encoding these proteins:
- a CDS encoding patatin-like phospholipase family protein — protein sequence MSPRISPWALIRHQALCTGDALLQYLLGTTNGKTFAQLDVDLKVIAANLLTEREFQFSKAATPDVPIALAARTSVSIPIAFAPVAVAGGLMVDGGTCDNMPVSDLTVDDVPRVGIYLVSDDAPLPPGSYGLAPRIIDLMLAACEATHVALDSLNGTTIVHVPTGYASSFDRHMSVAMCQRLYDDGSQLRAASRPTPCATDSR from the coding sequence TTGTCGCCGCGGATCTCGCCGTGGGCGCTCATTCGGCACCAGGCGCTCTGCACCGGCGACGCGCTGCTGCAGTACCTGCTCGGCACGACGAACGGCAAGACGTTCGCGCAGCTCGACGTCGACCTGAAGGTGATCGCGGCGAACCTGCTTACCGAGCGCGAGTTCCAGTTCTCGAAGGCGGCGACGCCGGATGTGCCGATCGCGCTGGCAGCGCGCACGAGCGTGTCAATTCCGATCGCATTCGCGCCCGTCGCGGTGGCCGGGGGCCTGATGGTTGATGGCGGCACGTGCGACAACATGCCGGTCAGCGACCTGACGGTCGACGATGTGCCGCGTGTCGGTATCTACCTAGTGTCGGACGATGCGCCGCTGCCGCCCGGGTCGTACGGGCTCGCACCGCGGATCATCGACCTGATGCTCGCCGCGTGCGAGGCGACGCACGTCGCGCTCGATAGCCTGAACGGCACGACGATCGTCCACGTGCCGACCGGCTACGCGAGCTCGTTCGACCGACACATGTCGGTCGCGATGTGCCAGCGCCTGTACGACGATGGGTCTCAGTTGAGGGCGGCTAGCCGGCCGACACCGTGCGCGACGGATTCCCGCTGA
- a CDS encoding acyltransferase family protein — translation MQKTVKALDGLRGAATLLVVFYHVDLDFHRLTYARSGYLAVDLFFVLSGFVICGAYGAKMADGPSLMAFMVRRFGRLWPTHVVTSILYYCVANAVFGIAALFVTGRFAIKVIPTPLEIVAQLTMSQGLNLFNHVIGTGVNWSTGDEFYVYILFGALCLFARGKLRLAAFGAMAFIGYVVTVWVSYVSHPCAAGYRCMDLSYDYGWARCLAGFFIGALLAEFRDSAPVRALRTGPMQCAALAVSALIVAFAFQLPGLALAAPIAFAVLVSSLSGDSGLVSALLNTSPFQYLGRVSYSLYLSYGVFGDFIRVGGAFRSPLDQGLVLAAFFYFSFALAHTLYNRVEAPCRARFHAWADRISGNPSRTVSAG, via the coding sequence ATGCAAAAAACCGTAAAAGCCTTGGATGGTCTGCGCGGAGCGGCCACGCTTCTGGTCGTCTTTTACCACGTCGATTTGGATTTTCACCGCCTGACCTATGCCCGCAGCGGCTACCTCGCGGTCGACCTGTTTTTCGTTTTGAGTGGATTCGTGATCTGCGGCGCATACGGTGCCAAAATGGCCGACGGGCCGAGCCTAATGGCATTCATGGTGCGGCGATTCGGAAGATTGTGGCCGACCCACGTGGTGACCTCGATCCTCTACTACTGCGTAGCGAACGCAGTCTTCGGCATCGCCGCCCTGTTTGTGACTGGGCGATTCGCGATCAAGGTGATTCCGACTCCCCTCGAGATCGTTGCACAACTCACGATGTCGCAAGGGCTGAACCTGTTCAATCACGTTATTGGAACGGGGGTCAACTGGAGCACTGGCGACGAGTTCTACGTCTACATTCTGTTCGGCGCGCTATGCCTGTTCGCGCGCGGCAAGCTCCGCCTGGCGGCGTTCGGCGCGATGGCGTTCATCGGGTATGTGGTAACGGTATGGGTGTCGTATGTGTCGCACCCCTGCGCGGCCGGCTACCGCTGCATGGACCTAAGCTACGACTACGGCTGGGCCAGGTGTCTCGCCGGATTCTTCATCGGCGCCCTGCTTGCGGAATTCCGTGATTCAGCGCCGGTTCGCGCGCTGCGCACCGGCCCGATGCAATGCGCCGCTCTCGCCGTGTCGGCTTTGATCGTCGCCTTCGCATTCCAGCTGCCGGGGCTGGCGCTCGCCGCGCCGATCGCGTTCGCGGTCCTGGTCAGCTCGCTGTCCGGCGATTCAGGGCTGGTCTCTGCCCTGCTCAACACGTCCCCGTTCCAGTACCTCGGCCGCGTCTCCTACTCCCTCTACCTGAGCTATGGCGTTTTCGGGGATTTCATCCGTGTGGGCGGCGCCTTTCGTTCGCCACTCGATCAAGGGCTGGTGCTCGCGGCATTTTTCTACTTCTCGTTCGCGCTCGCACACACGCTTTACAACCGCGTCGAGGCACCGTGCCGCGCGCGCTTTCACGCGTGGGCGGACAGGATCAGCGGGAATCCGTCGCGCACGGTGTCGGCCGGCTAG
- a CDS encoding DUF1330 domain-containing protein produces the protein MATYIVFTLESTQDQQELDVYKSKVGATLAGHPVKVLAAYGDQETLEGEGPEGVVIVEFPSKAAAHAWYDSPEYQAVAQHRFKGGRYRAVLVEGA, from the coding sequence TTGGCGACCTATATCGTCTTCACCCTTGAAAGCACGCAGGACCAGCAAGAACTCGACGTCTACAAGAGCAAGGTCGGCGCGACGCTCGCCGGGCATCCGGTCAAGGTGCTCGCTGCGTACGGCGATCAGGAGACGCTCGAGGGCGAAGGCCCGGAAGGCGTCGTGATCGTCGAGTTTCCGTCGAAGGCGGCGGCGCACGCATGGTATGACAGCCCCGAATACCAGGCTGTCGCCCAGCATCGCTTCAAGGGTGGGCGCTATCGCGCGGTGCTGGTCGAGGGCGCGTGA
- a CDS encoding lysozyme inhibitor LprI family protein, whose amino-acid sequence MISIPLPRAGRLAASLCVAALSWLPVHAVAASFDCRAARTDVERAICGDAELSRLDEQLDDTYRVALSLTEGETRNGVRTTQRAWLKSLQPTNARIDVRVLKDAYRRRIDELQDLPDFPDAVKNGGGSRFRLDDVSTQFDFNVRMYADCPTPKGKDSETCNAPGQISVYRKGAAKPLQTIDMPMIFATLMASGKPLANSARLYDYQGVINVGDFNFDGHDDFGVQTGHEGSYGGPSYDVYVFDPNGGKFILNDAMSELTRSSLGFFDVDTKNKRLRTLGKSGCCYHVTTVYRVERNRPVAVERHIEDGMRGDGRMAIIDERLVNGKWQRKVRYLSQ is encoded by the coding sequence ATGATTTCGATTCCCCTGCCCCGAGCCGGACGCCTCGCTGCTTCACTGTGCGTCGCCGCCTTGTCGTGGCTGCCCGTCCACGCCGTCGCGGCCAGTTTCGATTGCCGCGCGGCGCGCACCGACGTCGAGCGCGCCATCTGCGGCGACGCGGAATTGTCCCGGCTCGATGAACAGCTCGACGATACTTATCGCGTTGCGCTCAGCCTGACCGAAGGCGAAACGCGAAACGGCGTGCGCACGACGCAGCGTGCGTGGCTGAAATCGCTGCAGCCGACCAACGCGCGCATCGACGTGCGCGTACTGAAAGACGCGTATCGACGGCGGATCGACGAACTGCAGGACTTGCCGGACTTCCCCGACGCCGTGAAAAACGGGGGCGGCAGCCGATTCCGGCTCGACGATGTCTCCACGCAGTTCGACTTCAATGTGCGGATGTACGCCGATTGCCCGACGCCGAAGGGCAAGGACAGCGAGACCTGCAATGCGCCCGGCCAAATATCCGTCTACCGGAAAGGCGCGGCAAAGCCGCTGCAGACGATCGACATGCCGATGATCTTCGCGACGCTGATGGCATCCGGCAAGCCGCTCGCCAATTCCGCCCGGCTTTACGACTATCAGGGCGTTATCAATGTCGGCGACTTCAACTTCGACGGTCACGACGATTTCGGCGTCCAGACCGGCCACGAGGGCAGCTATGGCGGGCCGAGCTACGACGTCTACGTGTTCGATCCGAACGGCGGCAAGTTCATCCTCAATGACGCGATGAGTGAGCTGACACGGTCCTCGCTCGGTTTCTTCGACGTCGACACCAAAAACAAGCGACTCCGGACGCTCGGCAAGAGCGGATGCTGCTATCACGTAACGACCGTCTATCGCGTCGAGCGGAATCGGCCGGTCGCGGTGGAACGGCATATCGAGGATGGCATGCGCGGCGACGGCAGGATGGCGATCATCGACGAGCGCCTGGTCAACGGCAAGTGGCAGCGGAAGGTGCGCTATCTGTCGCAATAA
- a CDS encoding VOC family protein — MSTSVKPIPEGMRTLTPHLICAGAADAIEFYRQAFNAVERVRLPAPNGKLMHACLTIGDSSLMLVDEMPEHGALGPKALKGTAVCLHLFVPDVDAAIAKAVAAGATVTIPAADMFWGDRYGQVEDPFGHRWSLATHQRDLTPAQIRDAMASAPGCGG, encoded by the coding sequence ATGTCCACGTCCGTCAAACCGATCCCGGAAGGGATGCGTACGCTGACGCCGCACCTGATCTGCGCCGGCGCCGCCGATGCGATCGAGTTCTACCGGCAGGCGTTCAACGCGGTCGAGCGGGTGCGTCTGCCTGCCCCGAACGGCAAGCTGATGCACGCCTGCCTGACCATCGGCGATTCGTCGCTGATGCTCGTCGACGAAATGCCCGAGCACGGCGCGCTCGGACCGAAGGCATTGAAAGGAACGGCCGTCTGTCTGCATCTGTTCGTGCCGGACGTCGATGCGGCGATCGCGAAGGCGGTCGCGGCCGGCGCGACGGTGACGATTCCTGCCGCAGACATGTTCTGGGGCGATCGCTACGGACAGGTCGAGGATCCGTTCGGACATCGCTGGTCGCTCGCGACGCACCAGCGCGACCTGACGCCGGCGCAGATCCGCGACGCAATGGCCAGCGCCCCCGGCTGCGGAGGCTGA
- a CDS encoding phospholipase D family protein — MLSRNRLAAVCVASSLLVTPYAAFGKTQSESLLQQAIDLVSRLLPAPTHEAPATQVVESAFSPDGGAEALVLKAIGAARSSIRVAAYSFTSPPVTRALLAAKRRGVNVAVVVDDKGNRAKSSKQALNLLVNAGIPTRTIDAYAIHHDKYLVIDAEHVETGSFNYSASAASRNSENVVVVWNNPQLASRYLTHWQSRFDQGTPYRSAY; from the coding sequence ATGTTGTCGCGCAATCGCCTCGCCGCCGTTTGCGTTGCCTCTTCCTTGCTCGTCACGCCGTACGCGGCATTCGGCAAGACGCAAAGCGAATCGCTGCTCCAGCAGGCGATCGACCTCGTGTCGCGCCTGTTGCCGGCCCCGACGCACGAGGCGCCGGCCACCCAGGTCGTCGAATCTGCGTTTTCGCCCGATGGCGGTGCCGAAGCGCTGGTGCTGAAAGCGATCGGCGCCGCGCGCAGTTCGATTCGCGTCGCCGCCTATTCGTTCACGTCGCCGCCCGTCACGCGCGCCCTGCTCGCCGCCAAGCGACGCGGCGTGAATGTCGCGGTGGTGGTCGACGACAAGGGCAATCGCGCAAAGAGCAGCAAGCAGGCGTTGAACCTGCTCGTCAACGCAGGCATCCCCACACGCACGATCGACGCCTATGCGATCCATCACGACAAGTACCTCGTGATCGACGCCGAGCACGTCGAAACGGGCTCGTTCAACTACAGCGCGTCGGCGGCCAGCCGCAATTCCGAGAACGTCGTCGTGGTGTGGAACAACCCGCAGCTCGCGTCGCGTTATCTCACGCACTGGCAAAGCCGTTTCGACCAGGGCACGCCGTACCGCTCCGCATACTGA